CCAGGACCTCGCTGAGCCGGCCGTCGAAGAAGATCGTGCCGTGGTCGATGATGATGACACGGCGGCAAAGCTCCTGGATGTCGGCCATGTAATGGCTGGTGAGCAGGATGGTGGTCTTCTGCCGCGCGTTGTATTCGCGCAAGAACTCGCGCACGGTTTTTTGGGAAACCACATCGAGGCCAATCGTCGGTTCGTCGAGGAACAGAACCTTGGGTTGGTGGAGGAGCGAGGCGATGAGTTCCATCTTCATGCGTTCGCCCAGCGAAAGTTCGCGCACCATGACGTTAAGTTTGTCCTGCACAGCGAGGAGTTCGCTCATTTCGGCGATGGTGCGTTCGAATGAGGCGACGGGAATTCCGTAGATCTTCGCGTTCAGATCGAGCGACTCGCGCGCCGGCAGGTCCCACCAGAGCTGATTCTTCTGGCCCAGCAGCAAGGCGAACTGGCGGCGATACCCATCGTCCCGTTCCCACGGCACGTAACCCAGCACGCGCGCCGAGCCGCTCGTTGGATAGAGCAGCCCGGACAACATTTTGAGTGTCGTGGTTTTGCCCGCTCCATTCGGACCGAGAAAACCGACGAGTTCGCCAGGTTCAATTGAAAAGCTGACATCCCTGACCGCGAAAGTCTGCACATATTTGCGATGGAACAATCCTTTGACCGCGCCGCTAAAGCCGGGTTGTTTCCTGTAGGTGCGGAAGGTTTTGGTCAGCCTGCTGACTTCGATCAATGACATGCGCCGGGAGACTAACTGAGGCGTTGCAGGAGTGCAATCGGCGGAAAATCGAGGCGGATCGAATATCTTCCCTCCAATGTCGTGAAGCGAGCCGCGTCTTACCGCAACAATTGTTTTTCCAGATAACTGACGACCTGCCGCACGTTGGCGTCCACCTCCATGCGGTCTTTGACCAATCGGCAGGCGTGTAAGACGGTGCCGTGATCGCGTCCGCCAAAAGATTCGCCAATAGTATTGAGCGAACTCTCGGTCATCTGCCGCGCCAAGAACATGGCGATTTGACGGGGGAAAGCGATGTTTTCCGGCCGACGTTTGCTTGTCATGTCGGCGAGTCGAATGTCGAAATGGTCGGCCACTTTTTTCTGAATGGTTTCGATGTTAATGGAAAAGCGTCCTTCTTCGTGGAGCACTTCCCGAAGCAATCCTTCGACGACTTCAAGGCTCAATTTCTTGCCGGTGAGCGAGGCGTACGAAGCGACGCGAATGAGCGCGCCTTCCAGCCGGCGGATGTTGGTGCGGATCCGGTTGGCGAGGAAATTGAGAATGTCCTCCGGCAGGGTTACGGCCATCATCTCCGCCTTTTTCCGCAAAATGGCGAGGCGGGTCTCGATATCGGGCGGTTGCATGTCAGTGACCAAACCCCACTCGAAACGCGAAACGAGCCGTTGCTCGAGGTTT
The Verrucomicrobiota bacterium DNA segment above includes these coding regions:
- a CDS encoding ABC transporter ATP-binding protein — translated: MIEVSRLTKTFRTYRKQPGFSGAVKGLFHRKYVQTFAVRDVSFSIEPGELVGFLGPNGAGKTTTLKMLSGLLYPTSGSARVLGYVPWERDDGYRRQFALLLGQKNQLWWDLPARESLDLNAKIYGIPVASFERTIAEMSELLAVQDKLNVMVRELSLGERMKMELIASLLHQPKVLFLDEPTIGLDVVSQKTVREFLREYNARQKTTILLTSHYMADIQELCRRVIIIDHGTIFFDGRLSEVLDRFADFKLVTIQCDGADSCPAGALSKYGEVVEKTAASIKLKVKRDRVIPVCKALLDELPVSDIDIEEVPIEDVIRQIFAR